Proteins encoded by one window of Alphaproteobacteria bacterium:
- a CDS encoding FAD-dependent oxidoreductase gives MNNIGNGHQVADFYDRERLLALDGEFRAFLAGRDPELAGRLDAGRADADALGADEAELIIELAPHLEAFLAREFGIEAELAELSERHSVLDPVFEVRRNFVQRRALKGVKPEAAAEIPGPALAAELAALIGQPLEDIAFARAVLGWLENPDDNAAALETAASYAAWATLSGQGPESVLFVSPDKVDHGDLLPAVHQEEHDGVACHVLGDDHRRRRQGFHLTDQGTDLAGALGEANYCIWCHRQQKDSCARGLRQKVKDGPAPFRDDPLGVTLTGCPLEERVSEFQYLKAQGLALGALAVVAIDNPLVAATGHRICNDCMKACIYQRQTPANIPEVESRTLKDVLGLPWGFEIYSLLTRWNPLNLRRPVPKPASGKRVLVVGMGPAGFTLAHHLLQEGHTVIGIDGLKIEPLEAALSGVAADGSRRPFEAIADTGALYEDLDDRIMAGFGGVAEYGITVRWDKNFLKLIRLLLQRRERFALFGGVRFGSTITLEDAWEQGFDHVALALGAGRPTILDLPGGLARGVRTASDFLMALQLTGAAKRNSIANMQLRLPVVVIGGGLTAIDTATESLAYYPRQVEKFLARYEVLAAKHGEDQVRGRWSEEERGIADEFLGHARALRQERDDAAAEGREARVVELLRQWGGVTIAYRKRLIDSPAYTLNHEEIEKALEEGVRIAERLSPTAVEVDDQGAARALTVARMSLDEEGRWQAGESFEMPARSIFIAAGTQPNTMLLREGALELELDGSYIQARDAEGRPVSPEHGLAKPEDVHVLVSRHDDGRSVSFFGDLHPSFAGNVVKAMASATLGYPLINASLEAIAAHSQATDADFIAALDGDLRASVERVEVLAPNIVEVVVRAPAAARHFRPGQFYRLQNFETLAAVANHTRLAMEGLALTGAWVDREQGLLGMIVLEMGGSSSLCRYLKPGEPVVVMGPTGEPTEIPANETVLLAGGGLGNAVLFSIGQALRAAGSRVLYFGAYRTPEDRYKVEEIEAAADLIVWCCEAEPGFTPGRDQDRTFVGNIVEAMVAYGAGGLGLQDIALADVDRIVAIGSHGMMAAVAAARHGPLAGQIKTPHFAIGSINSPMQCMMKEICAQCLQSHVDPETGERSHVFSCANQDQPLDHVDWSGLDARLKQNAVLEKLTAQWIAHCLEGAAAE, from the coding sequence ATGAACAACATCGGCAACGGCCACCAGGTGGCGGACTTTTACGACCGCGAGCGGCTGCTGGCGCTGGATGGCGAGTTCCGCGCCTTCCTGGCCGGGCGCGACCCTGAACTGGCCGGGCGTTTGGACGCCGGCCGGGCCGATGCCGACGCCTTGGGCGCCGACGAGGCCGAGCTGATCATCGAGCTAGCGCCGCATCTGGAGGCCTTTCTGGCCCGTGAGTTCGGTATCGAAGCGGAACTGGCCGAACTCAGCGAACGCCATAGTGTCCTCGATCCGGTCTTCGAGGTGAGGCGCAATTTCGTCCAGCGCCGGGCGCTGAAGGGCGTCAAGCCCGAGGCGGCGGCGGAAATCCCTGGCCCGGCGCTGGCGGCCGAGCTGGCGGCGCTGATCGGCCAGCCCCTCGAGGACATAGCATTCGCCCGGGCCGTGCTGGGCTGGCTGGAAAACCCGGACGACAACGCCGCTGCTCTCGAAACGGCGGCCTCCTATGCCGCCTGGGCCACGCTCTCGGGCCAGGGGCCCGAAAGCGTGCTGTTCGTCAGCCCGGACAAGGTCGACCACGGCGATCTCTTGCCGGCCGTGCACCAGGAAGAACACGACGGTGTGGCTTGCCACGTGCTGGGCGACGACCACCGCCGGCGGCGCCAGGGCTTTCACCTCACCGACCAGGGCACCGACCTGGCCGGGGCACTGGGCGAGGCCAACTACTGCATCTGGTGCCACCGGCAGCAGAAGGACAGTTGCGCCCGCGGTTTGCGGCAAAAAGTCAAAGACGGCCCGGCGCCCTTCCGCGACGATCCGCTGGGCGTGACGCTGACCGGCTGCCCGCTGGAGGAACGCGTCTCGGAATTCCAGTACCTCAAGGCCCAGGGCCTGGCGCTCGGTGCCCTGGCCGTGGTGGCCATCGACAACCCGCTGGTGGCCGCCACCGGGCACCGCATCTGCAACGACTGCATGAAGGCCTGCATTTACCAGCGCCAGACCCCGGCCAACATCCCCGAGGTCGAATCGCGGACGCTGAAGGACGTGCTGGGGCTGCCCTGGGGCTTCGAGATCTATTCCCTGCTGACGCGCTGGAACCCGCTCAACCTGCGGCGACCCGTGCCCAAGCCGGCCAGCGGCAAGCGCGTCTTGGTGGTGGGCATGGGGCCGGCCGGCTTCACGCTGGCGCATCATCTTTTGCAAGAGGGCCATACCGTGATCGGCATCGACGGCCTCAAGATCGAGCCCCTCGAGGCGGCGCTCTCGGGCGTGGCGGCCGATGGCAGCCGCCGGCCCTTCGAGGCCATAGCCGACACAGGCGCGCTTTACGAAGACCTCGACGACCGCATCATGGCCGGCTTCGGCGGCGTCGCCGAATACGGCATCACGGTGCGCTGGGACAAGAATTTTCTCAAATTGATCCGGCTGCTGCTGCAACGCCGCGAACGATTTGCGCTCTTTGGCGGCGTCCGTTTCGGTAGCACCATCACGCTCGAAGATGCCTGGGAGCAGGGCTTCGACCACGTCGCCCTGGCCCTGGGAGCCGGCCGCCCCACCATCCTCGACCTGCCGGGCGGCCTGGCCCGGGGAGTGCGAACCGCGTCCGACTTCCTCATGGCGCTGCAGCTCACCGGTGCCGCCAAACGGAACTCCATCGCCAACATGCAGCTGCGCCTGCCGGTGGTGGTCATCGGCGGCGGCCTGACGGCCATCGACACGGCCACCGAATCGCTGGCCTACTATCCCCGCCAGGTGGAAAAATTCCTGGCGCGCTATGAGGTGCTGGCGGCCAAGCACGGCGAGGACCAGGTGCGGGGGCGCTGGAGCGAAGAGGAGCGCGGCATCGCCGACGAATTCCTGGGCCACGCCAGGGCGCTGCGCCAGGAACGCGATGACGCCGCCGCCGAGGGCCGCGAGGCGCGCGTGGTGGAGCTTTTGCGCCAGTGGGGCGGCGTTACCATCGCCTACCGCAAGCGCCTGATCGACAGCCCTGCCTACACCCTCAACCACGAGGAAATCGAGAAGGCCCTGGAAGAAGGCGTGCGCATCGCCGAGCGACTCTCGCCGACGGCCGTAGAGGTCGACGACCAGGGCGCCGCCCGGGCGCTCACGGTGGCGCGCATGAGCCTTGACGAGGAGGGCCGCTGGCAGGCCGGCGAAAGCTTCGAGATGCCGGCGCGTTCGATCTTCATCGCCGCCGGTACCCAGCCCAACACCATGCTGCTCCGCGAAGGCGCGCTCGAGCTGGAGCTCGACGGTAGCTACATCCAGGCCCGCGATGCCGAGGGCCGGCCGGTCAGTCCCGAACACGGCCTGGCCAAGCCCGAGGACGTGCACGTGCTGGTGTCCCGGCACGACGACGGCCGCTCGGTCAGCTTCTTCGGCGATCTCCATCCCAGCTTCGCCGGCAACGTAGTCAAGGCCATGGCCAGTGCGACGCTGGGATACCCCTTGATCAATGCCTCGCTGGAAGCCATCGCGGCGCATTCCCAGGCCACCGACGCCGACTTCATCGCCGCCCTCGATGGCGACCTCAGGGCCAGCGTCGAGCGCGTCGAGGTCCTGGCTCCCAACATCGTCGAGGTGGTGGTGCGGGCGCCCGCGGCGGCGCGGCATTTCCGCCCGGGCCAGTTCTACCGCTTGCAGAATTTCGAGACCCTGGCGGCGGTGGCAAACCATACCCGCCTGGCCATGGAGGGCCTGGCGCTGACCGGCGCCTGGGTTGACCGCGAACAAGGGCTGTTGGGCATGATCGTGCTGGAGATGGGGGGATCTTCCAGCCTTTGCCGCTACCTCAAGCCGGGTGAACCGGTGGTCGTCATGGGACCCACCGGCGAGCCCACCGAGATTCCCGCCAATGAGACCGTGCTGCTGGCCGGTGGCGGGTTGGGCAACGCCGTGCTGTTCTCGATCGGTCAGGCGCTGCGCGCCGCCGGCAGCCGGGTGCTTTACTTCGGCGCCTACCGCACGCCCGAGGACCGCTACAAGGTCGAGGAAATCGAGGCCGCCGCCGATCTCATCGTCTGGTGCTGCGAGGCCGAGCCCGGATTCACCCCCGGCCGCGACCAGGACCGCACTTTCGTCGGTAACATCGTCGAGGCCATGGTGGCCTATGGGGCGGGCGGGCTGGGCCTGCAGGACATTGCCTTGGCCGATGTCGACCGCATCGTCGCCATCGGCTCGCACGGCATGATGGCGGCGGTGGCGGCGGCCCGCCACGGTCCGCTGGCCGGCCAAATCAAAACACCGCACTTCGCCATCGGCTCGATCAACTCGCCCATGCAATGCATGATGAAGGAAATCTGCGCCCAGTGCCTGCAAAGCCACGTCGATCCCGAAACGGGCGAGCGCAGCCACGTCTTTTCCTGTGCCAACCAGGACCAGCCGCTCGACCACGTCGACTGGTCGGGGCTGGATGCCCGCCTCAAGCAAAACGCCGTGCTGGAAAAGCTCACGGCCCAGTGGATCGCCCACTGTCTGGAAGGCGCCGCCGCGGAATAG
- a CDS encoding tetratricopeptide repeat protein codes for MKPKVLISLFLWVALLTPVAAQDYDAGMRAYRAKDYAGAVRQWTPLAKQGIARAQNSLGYMYAAGRGVKKNSKTAASWYRKAADQGNARAQSRLGELFEAGRGVAKSYQEAQKWYRKAAEQGLARAQYTLARLHWFGRGVKKNYPEAAKWYRQAAEQNYAKAQSSLGYMYIKGQGLKKSSAMAAGWYRKGAALGNPVAQSRLSSLLAAGKGVAKDSVEAYFWMTVAIKRSSGKLKKGITAKRARLAKSLTAAQIKSADKRAAGWRVKRRK; via the coding sequence ATGAAACCGAAAGTGTTGATCTCGCTTTTCCTATGGGTGGCCCTTCTGACACCCGTAGCGGCTCAGGATTACGATGCCGGTATGCGCGCCTACCGGGCCAAGGATTATGCTGGCGCGGTCCGCCAATGGACGCCCTTGGCCAAGCAGGGAATCGCCCGGGCCCAGAACAGTCTGGGCTATATGTATGCCGCTGGCAGGGGCGTGAAGAAGAACTCCAAAACAGCGGCTAGCTGGTATCGCAAAGCTGCCGACCAGGGCAATGCCCGGGCGCAATCGAGGCTGGGAGAGCTCTTTGAGGCTGGTCGCGGCGTGGCCAAGAGCTACCAGGAAGCCCAAAAATGGTATCGCAAGGCCGCCGAGCAGGGCCTGGCCAGGGCCCAGTACACCCTGGCACGACTGCACTGGTTCGGGCGCGGCGTGAAGAAGAACTATCCCGAAGCAGCCAAATGGTATCGCCAGGCCGCCGAGCAGAACTATGCCAAGGCCCAATCCTCGCTCGGCTACATGTACATCAAAGGCCAAGGCCTGAAGAAGAGCAGCGCCATGGCGGCAGGTTGGTATCGCAAAGGGGCGGCCCTGGGCAACCCGGTGGCCCAGTCGCGGTTGAGCAGTCTACTGGCCGCGGGCAAAGGCGTGGCGAAGGATTCGGTCGAGGCTTACTTCTGGATGACGGTGGCCATCAAGCGCAGCAGCGGAAAGCTCAAGAAGGGCATCACGGCGAAACGCGCCCGCCTGGCCAAGTCGCTGACTGCGGCCCAGATCAAGAGTGCCGACAAGCGTGCGGCCGGGTGGCGGGTCAAGAGGCGGAAGTAG
- a CDS encoding SDR family oxidoreductase gives MSSDKVAIVTGAGSGIGQAVSVALSGAGYAVALAGRRAGALEETAAEASGETLVVPTDVGQAESVATLFRATKEAFGRLDLLFNNAGSGTPPKPLEDVTLAEWQGVVDANLTGAFLCTQEAFRLMKEQEPRGGRIINNGSISAHVPRPFSAPYTATKHAVTGLTRSTSLDGRAYDIACGQIDIGNAATEMTERMKDGVPQADGSLAPEPTMALDNVASAVLCMAGLAPEANVQFLTVMATKMPFVGRG, from the coding sequence ATGAGTTCCGACAAAGTGGCGATCGTTACCGGGGCCGGTAGCGGCATCGGCCAGGCCGTCAGCGTGGCGCTTTCCGGCGCGGGCTATGCCGTGGCCCTGGCCGGACGCAGGGCCGGGGCCCTGGAGGAGACGGCCGCCGAGGCCAGCGGCGAGACGCTGGTTGTGCCCACCGACGTGGGCCAAGCCGAGTCTGTCGCCACCCTCTTCCGCGCCACCAAGGAGGCCTTCGGCAGGCTTGATCTGTTGTTCAACAACGCCGGTTCCGGCACGCCACCCAAACCGCTCGAGGATGTCACGCTGGCCGAATGGCAGGGCGTGGTCGATGCCAACCTGACCGGCGCCTTTCTTTGCACCCAGGAAGCCTTTCGTCTGATGAAGGAGCAAGAGCCGCGCGGCGGCCGCATCATCAACAACGGCTCCATCTCGGCCCACGTGCCGCGGCCCTTCTCGGCCCCCTATACGGCCACCAAGCACGCCGTCACCGGCCTCACCCGCTCGACCTCGCTGGACGGCCGGGCCTACGACATCGCCTGCGGCCAGATCGACATCGGCAACGCCGCCACGGAGATGACCGAGCGCATGAAAGACGGCGTGCCTCAGGCCGACGGCAGCCTGGCGCCCGAGCCCACCATGGCGCTCGACAACGTGGCCAGCGCGGTGCTCTGCATGGCTGGCCTGGCGCCCGAGGCCAACGTCCAGTTCCTCACCGTGATGGCAACCAAGATGCCGTTTGTCGGGCGGGGGTAA
- the cobD gene encoding threonine-phosphate decarboxylase CobD, with protein sequence MKADTEIAAQHHGGDLAAARRAHEDGGGGGGVDWLDLSTGINPYPYAFGELPEEAWTRLPDSGVEAELLAAAAAYYGAPDPACVVAASGSQSLIQLLPGLRPAGRVAVLRPTYVEHEPCWAAAGHEVVALGEIDAGDCDVVVLANPNNPDGRRFAPAELEELAAGLAPRGGSPRGGWLVVDEAFADLEPELSLAATVRQLDRPSRIVLRSFGKFFGLAGLRLGFAITAPQIAGRIRAALGPWAFSSPAAWIATQAFADQAWIAATHQRLAAAAGELDLMLGRAGLEVIGGTVLYRLVHTPAAAEICEVLRRHRILVRHYPERPDWLRFGLPGERGRQLKAALSAWRS encoded by the coding sequence GTGAAAGCGGATACGGAGATCGCCGCCCAGCATCACGGCGGCGACCTGGCGGCCGCCCGCCGGGCGCACGAAGACGGCGGCGGGGGCGGTGGCGTTGACTGGCTCGACCTCTCGACCGGTATCAACCCCTACCCTTATGCCTTTGGCGAATTGCCCGAGGAAGCCTGGACGCGGCTCCCGGACAGCGGCGTCGAGGCCGAACTGCTGGCCGCCGCCGCGGCCTATTACGGCGCCCCCGATCCGGCCTGCGTGGTGGCCGCGTCCGGCTCGCAGTCGCTGATCCAGTTGCTGCCAGGGTTGCGGCCGGCCGGCCGCGTCGCCGTCTTGCGCCCCACCTACGTCGAGCACGAGCCCTGCTGGGCCGCCGCCGGCCACGAGGTGGTGGCGCTGGGCGAGATCGACGCCGGCGATTGCGACGTGGTGGTGCTGGCCAACCCCAACAACCCCGACGGCCGCCGCTTCGCCCCGGCCGAGTTGGAGGAACTGGCGGCAGGGCTTGCCCCCCGTGGGGGCTCCCCCCGTGGGGGCTGGCTGGTGGTCGACGAGGCCTTCGCCGACCTCGAGCCCGAGCTCAGCCTGGCCGCCACGGTGAGGCAACTCGACCGCCCAAGCCGCATCGTGCTGCGCTCGTTCGGCAAGTTCTTCGGCCTGGCCGGCCTGAGGCTGGGTTTCGCCATCACGGCACCGCAGATTGCTGGCCGCATCCGCGCGGCACTCGGCCCCTGGGCCTTCTCCAGCCCGGCCGCCTGGATCGCCACGCAGGCCTTCGCCGACCAGGCCTGGATCGCGGCAACGCACCAACGCCTGGCGGCGGCGGCGGGCGAGCTCGACCTCATGCTGGGCCGGGCCGGCCTCGAGGTCATCGGCGGCACCGTGCTCTACCGTCTGGTCCACACCCCGGCGGCGGCCGAGATCTGTGAGGTGCTGCGCCGCCATCGCATCCTGGTGCGCCACTACCCCGAGCGCCCCGACTGGCTGCGCTTTGGGCTCCCGGGAGAGCGCGGCCGGCAACTGAAGGCGGCGCTCAGCGCCTGGCGTTCATGA
- a CDS encoding SDR family oxidoreductase: protein MSRLAGKIALVTGASRGIGAATAQLFAAQGATVLINHRDSAAGAEEVLASLSGSGHRIVQASITDAEALAAAAKSVNDGEGRLDILVNNAAVSQVVQHSDLEALTDELIDRILITNLRGVIGCIRAFRPMLEAAEAPVVINISSLAATTATGSNIAYAASKGGLNNLTMSLARALAPKIRVMGVAPGLVNTEFTKSWDPAVVQTVVERTALGSIAQPEDIASAVLAACTDLSHSIGQTLLIDGGYWLS, encoded by the coding sequence ATGTCCAGACTGGCGGGAAAGATCGCCCTTGTGACCGGCGCCAGCCGGGGCATCGGGGCGGCCACGGCGCAGCTTTTCGCGGCCCAGGGCGCCACGGTGCTGATCAACCACCGGGACAGCGCCGCCGGTGCCGAGGAAGTGCTGGCCAGTCTATCGGGCTCGGGCCACCGCATCGTCCAGGCCTCGATCACCGACGCCGAAGCCCTGGCCGCCGCCGCCAAGTCCGTCAACGACGGTGAGGGCCGGCTGGATATCCTGGTCAACAATGCCGCCGTCTCGCAGGTCGTGCAGCACAGCGATCTGGAGGCCCTGACGGACGAACTCATCGACCGCATTCTGATCACCAACCTGCGCGGCGTCATCGGCTGCATCCGCGCCTTCCGGCCTATGCTGGAAGCGGCCGAGGCGCCGGTGGTGATCAACATCTCATCGCTGGCCGCCACCACGGCGACCGGCAGCAACATCGCCTATGCCGCCTCCAAGGGGGGGCTCAACAACCTCACCATGTCGCTGGCCCGGGCCCTGGCGCCCAAGATCCGCGTCATGGGGGTGGCGCCGGGCCTGGTCAATACCGAGTTCACCAAATCCTGGGACCCGGCGGTGGTTCAGACCGTGGTCGAGCGCACGGCACTGGGTAGCATCGCCCAGCCCGAGGACATCGCCAGCGCCGTGCTGGCCGCCTGCACCGATCTCAGCCACTCGATCGGCCAGACCCTGCTGATCGACGGCGGCTACTGGTTGAGCTGA
- a CDS encoding amidohydrolase family protein: MIIDARVRLPADLRSDMAERPDVLTEGYDAVLDLSARATYGRAELAAALAAEGVDKALVHAEYEHGDYSDELNQATAELVADEPGRYLGVGTVAQVPPIDIMRAVGQVAACAELGFVGVSIQPAFFHTAIDDRRLYPVYAKTAELDLVAFVHTGINYGTTHPFGNDHPMLLDQIACDFPKLRIVAAHAGWPWTAEMVAVARKHANVYLEFGGLAPKYIAAPGSGWEVVYRFMNSVLQDQILFGTDWPAFEIGRALAEWRAMELKDTVRDKLLGGNAARLFGLE; encoded by the coding sequence ATGATCATCGACGCCCGCGTCCGCCTGCCCGCCGATCTGCGCAGCGACATGGCCGAGCGGCCTGATGTCCTCACCGAGGGCTACGACGCCGTGCTGGACCTGTCCGCCCGCGCCACCTACGGCCGGGCAGAACTCGCGGCGGCGCTGGCGGCCGAGGGCGTCGACAAGGCCCTGGTCCACGCCGAATACGAACACGGGGATTATTCCGACGAGCTCAACCAGGCCACGGCCGAGCTGGTGGCCGACGAACCCGGGCGCTATCTGGGCGTCGGCACGGTGGCCCAGGTGCCGCCCATCGACATCATGCGCGCCGTCGGCCAGGTGGCAGCCTGCGCAGAGCTCGGTTTCGTCGGGGTCTCGATCCAGCCCGCCTTCTTCCACACCGCCATCGACGACCGCCGGCTCTACCCGGTCTACGCCAAGACCGCCGAGCTCGACCTCGTGGCCTTCGTCCACACCGGCATCAACTACGGCACCACGCATCCCTTCGGCAACGACCACCCCATGCTCTTGGACCAGATCGCCTGCGATTTCCCCAAGCTGCGCATCGTCGCCGCCCACGCCGGCTGGCCCTGGACGGCCGAGATGGTGGCGGTGGCCCGCAAGCACGCCAACGTCTATCTCGAATTCGGCGGCCTGGCGCCCAAGTACATCGCCGCGCCGGGCAGCGGCTGGGAAGTGGTCTATCGCTTCATGAACAGCGTTTTGCAGGACCAGATCCTGTTCGGCACCGACTGGCCGGCCTTCGAGATCGGCCGGGCGCTGGCCGAATGGCGGGCCATGGAATTGAAGGACACGGTGCGCGACAAGCTCTTGGGCGGCAACGCGGCCCGGCTTTTCGGCCTCGAATAG
- a CDS encoding flavodoxin family protein, translating to MAKPLLIVAFAPSPNTVRLRDAVVEGARESEIEVNVRSPFDTGPADVLAAGAVILGTTENLGYMSGALKDFFDRSYYACLEETQGLAYALYVRAGHDGTGTCRGVKTITTGLRWRAVHEPLICRGDFVENFAAQCRDLGRLMAAGLEAGIF from the coding sequence ATGGCCAAACCTCTCTTGATCGTCGCCTTTGCACCGTCCCCCAATACCGTGCGGCTACGCGATGCCGTGGTCGAAGGTGCCCGCGAATCCGAGATCGAGGTCAACGTGCGCTCGCCGTTCGACACCGGCCCCGCGGACGTGCTGGCGGCCGGTGCCGTGATCCTGGGCACCACCGAGAACCTGGGCTACATGAGCGGCGCGCTCAAGGATTTCTTCGACCGCAGCTACTACGCTTGCCTGGAGGAGACCCAGGGGCTGGCCTACGCGCTTTACGTCCGGGCCGGCCACGACGGCACCGGCACCTGCCGCGGCGTCAAAACCATCACCACGGGCTTGCGCTGGCGCGCCGTCCACGAGCCGCTGATCTGCCGCGGCGATTTCGTCGAGAATTTCGCCGCCCAGTGCCGCGACCTCGGCCGCCTGATGGCCGCCGGTCTGGAAGCCGGGATCTTCTGA
- a CDS encoding MmgE/PrpD family protein — MQNAQVLDFLYDTNWSDLPVDIQRLAQTCVFDLLGVAAGSLATAASRMIRDHAVAHFAPGHDAPASRLLFDGRPASPVGAALAGALSIDSLDGHDGYRPAKGHVGVAVLPAILAIADSEKTALDGRSFLNLIVLGYELASRMAVAQHSTTSDYHASGSWNGVACAALAARLLELDQGRAREAMGIAEYHGPRSQMMRCIAHPTMVKDSSGWGAMTGVSAAYLAQAGFSGAPSLIVEAADSQFAWRDLGSRWLIAEQDFKPYPVCRWAHAAIAAVEGLQQRHAIKPETIERIEIFTFHQGCCLNHPRPSTTEQAQYSLPFPVAAMLAKGKVGALEVTSGLDDPDILRLADRVEMIDSAEYNACFPAQRLARATITLSDGARYESDTTPAIGSPETPLSGAELEGKFHDLADPVLGSDHAHAVKLCLEALPQADSLQPLLETILIAPGNIKIASSAA; from the coding sequence ATGCAGAACGCCCAGGTTCTCGATTTTCTCTACGACACGAATTGGTCCGATCTTCCCGTCGATATCCAACGACTGGCGCAAACTTGCGTCTTCGACCTGCTGGGGGTGGCGGCCGGGTCGCTGGCCACCGCTGCTTCGCGAATGATCCGCGATCATGCCGTGGCGCATTTCGCACCCGGCCACGACGCTCCGGCTTCGCGCCTGCTGTTCGACGGCAGGCCCGCCAGCCCCGTTGGCGCGGCGCTGGCGGGCGCGCTCTCTATCGACAGCCTGGACGGACACGATGGCTACCGCCCGGCCAAGGGCCATGTCGGTGTCGCCGTGCTGCCGGCAATTCTGGCCATTGCCGATAGCGAGAAAACGGCGCTCGATGGCCGCTCGTTCCTTAACCTGATTGTCCTGGGATATGAACTGGCCAGCCGCATGGCGGTGGCGCAGCACAGCACGACCAGTGACTACCACGCCTCGGGCTCATGGAACGGCGTGGCCTGCGCCGCCCTGGCCGCCCGCCTGCTGGAGCTTGATCAGGGCCGGGCGCGGGAAGCCATGGGGATAGCGGAGTACCACGGGCCGCGCAGTCAGATGATGCGTTGCATCGCCCACCCGACCATGGTCAAGGACAGCTCGGGCTGGGGCGCCATGACCGGTGTCTCGGCAGCCTATCTGGCGCAAGCGGGCTTTAGCGGCGCGCCGTCCTTGATCGTCGAGGCCGCCGATAGCCAGTTCGCCTGGCGGGATTTGGGCAGCCGCTGGCTGATTGCCGAGCAGGATTTCAAGCCCTATCCCGTGTGCCGCTGGGCCCACGCGGCCATAGCCGCGGTCGAAGGGTTGCAACAGCGCCACGCCATAAAACCCGAAACCATCGAGCGCATCGAGATTTTCACCTTTCACCAAGGCTGTTGCCTCAACCATCCGCGGCCAAGCACCACCGAGCAGGCGCAATACAGCCTGCCCTTTCCCGTCGCCGCCATGTTGGCCAAAGGCAAGGTGGGGGCGCTAGAGGTGACCAGCGGTCTCGATGATCCCGACATTCTGCGCCTGGCCGATCGCGTGGAAATGATCGATAGCGCCGAATACAACGCCTGTTTTCCGGCCCAGCGCCTGGCCCGCGCCACTATTACGCTGAGCGACGGTGCGCGCTACGAGTCCGATACCACCCCGGCCATCGGCTCCCCCGAAACGCCGTTGAGCGGCGCTGAGCTTGAAGGCAAATTCCACGACCTCGCTGATCCCGTTCTGGGGTCGGATCATGCCCATGCCGTAAAGCTGTGCCTGGAAGCGCTGCCGCAAGCCGACTCCCTTCAGCCCTTGCTCGAGACCATCCTGATCGCGCCCGGAAACATCAAAATTGCGAGTTCGGCCGCCTAA
- a CDS encoding histidine phosphatase family protein, with amino-acid sequence MTTTTWWWVRHAPVTEMTGLLYGQMDLAADVSDAAAFAALAARLPEDALWITSPLRRTRQTFDAIRAARGEKAEPDLVEPDFIEQGFGDWQGLSYDQIRAQTDPALWASPGTAEPPGGESFATVIERVAPAIERLSAAHAGRHIVAVAHGGSIRAALAAALELTPDKALALVIDNLSLCRLEAIPDPTIPLAWRVHYVNDLPR; translated from the coding sequence ATGACCACGACGACCTGGTGGTGGGTGCGCCATGCCCCGGTGACCGAGATGACCGGCCTGTTGTACGGCCAGATGGACCTGGCCGCCGACGTCTCGGACGCAGCCGCCTTCGCCGCCCTGGCGGCACGGCTGCCCGAGGATGCGCTGTGGATCACCAGCCCGCTCCGGCGCACGCGGCAAACCTTCGACGCCATTCGAGCCGCGCGGGGCGAGAAGGCCGAGCCCGACCTGGTCGAGCCCGACTTCATCGAACAGGGCTTCGGCGACTGGCAGGGCCTGAGTTACGACCAGATCCGGGCCCAAACGGACCCGGCCCTGTGGGCCTCGCCCGGCACCGCCGAGCCGCCCGGCGGCGAGAGTTTTGCGACGGTTATCGAACGCGTGGCGCCGGCCATCGAGCGCCTCAGCGCCGCCCACGCCGGCCGCCACATCGTCGCCGTGGCCCACGGCGGCTCCATCCGCGCGGCGCTGGCCGCCGCCCTCGAGCTGACGCCCGACAAGGCGCTGGCCCTGGTCATCGACAACCTCTCGCTGTGCCGCCTCGAAGCCATACCCGACCCCACCATCCCGCTGGCCTGGCGGGTGCATTACGTGAACGACCTGCCACGCTGA